One genomic region from Spirulina subsalsa PCC 9445 encodes:
- a CDS encoding ABC transporter substrate-binding protein: protein MFKLPSRRFFLPLVLLSLFCSITFAACNPGQPPQTGDSPPTEQATGDNTLRLLYWQAPTILNPHLASGFKDFDAARIVYEPLASYDSNDELVLFLAAEVPTVENGGLAADGRSVTWKLKENVQWSDGEPFTAEDVVFTYEYLSNPDVATTSLENYATVETVEAVDEHRVKITFKEVTPGWSVPFTGQNGMILPKHIFEGFNNAQAREAPANLMPVGTGPYKVVEFKPGDIVVYEQNPNFRDKEEKALFSRVELKGGGDANSAAIAVLQTGDVDYAYNLQVEANVLRQLEAAGQGRVVATFGPYVERIMVNFTDPNQATADGERSSLEFPHPFFSDLKVRQAFNLAIDRDAIADQLYGPTGRATAQLLVSPTQFKSDQIPYEFNLEKAAQLLEEARWTDTNGNGTRDKEGVEMRVLFQTSVNPVRQKTQEIVKQALEQIGVGVELKSIDAGIFFSGDPASTDTINAFYADLQMFNTGNDSPDPGAHMKWWTCGEASQKANQWQRPNYARYCNPEYDQLWQASATELNPERRAALFRQMDELLAADVAVIPIVDRANTNGVSNRLTGVEPSPWDSNTWDIMNWRRS, encoded by the coding sequence TTGTTCAAATTGCCCAGTCGTCGTTTTTTCCTCCCGTTGGTGTTGCTATCGTTGTTCTGTAGCATAACCTTTGCGGCTTGTAACCCCGGTCAACCTCCTCAGACGGGGGATTCCCCGCCCACGGAACAAGCTACCGGGGACAATACACTCCGCCTCCTCTATTGGCAGGCTCCGACTATTTTAAACCCCCATCTCGCCTCGGGATTCAAAGATTTTGATGCCGCGCGTATTGTCTACGAACCCCTAGCCAGCTATGATAGTAACGATGAACTGGTTTTATTTCTGGCGGCCGAGGTGCCGACGGTGGAAAATGGCGGTTTAGCGGCAGATGGTCGGTCGGTGACTTGGAAACTGAAAGAGAATGTCCAGTGGTCTGATGGGGAACCGTTTACGGCTGAGGATGTGGTGTTCACTTATGAGTATTTGTCCAATCCTGATGTAGCGACCACCAGTTTAGAAAATTATGCCACGGTGGAGACGGTGGAAGCGGTGGATGAGCATAGGGTGAAGATCACGTTTAAGGAAGTCACTCCGGGGTGGTCTGTGCCGTTTACGGGACAGAATGGGATGATTTTACCGAAACATATTTTCGAGGGGTTTAATAATGCACAAGCGCGGGAAGCACCGGCTAATTTAATGCCTGTGGGAACCGGGCCCTATAAGGTGGTGGAGTTTAAACCGGGAGATATTGTGGTTTATGAACAAAATCCCAATTTCCGGGATAAGGAAGAAAAGGCCCTCTTTTCTCGGGTGGAGTTGAAAGGGGGAGGAGATGCGAATTCGGCGGCGATCGCTGTATTGCAAACTGGAGATGTAGACTATGCCTATAATTTACAGGTGGAGGCCAATGTTTTAAGGCAGTTGGAAGCGGCGGGACAAGGGCGCGTTGTGGCGACTTTTGGGCCTTATGTGGAGCGGATTATGGTGAATTTTACCGACCCCAATCAGGCTACGGCCGACGGAGAACGTTCCAGTTTAGAATTTCCCCATCCCTTTTTCTCAGATCTCAAGGTGCGTCAGGCGTTTAACCTTGCCATTGACCGAGATGCGATCGCCGACCAACTCTATGGCCCCACCGGACGAGCGACCGCACAATTATTAGTCAGTCCCACCCAGTTTAAATCTGACCAGATTCCCTATGAATTTAACCTCGAAAAAGCCGCCCAACTCTTAGAAGAGGCCCGATGGACCGATACCAACGGCAACGGCACAAGAGATAAAGAGGGGGTCGAAATGCGGGTTTTATTCCAAACTTCCGTTAATCCTGTGCGGCAAAAGACCCAAGAAATTGTCAAACAAGCTTTAGAACAGATTGGAGTCGGAGTCGAACTCAAAAGCATTGATGCGGGGATTTTCTTTTCTGGAGATCCTGCGAGTACCGACACCATTAATGCGTTTTACGCAGACTTACAAATGTTCAACACCGGGAATGATAGCCCAGACCCCGGCGCTCACATGAAATGGTGGACTTGTGGGGAGGCCTCCCAAAAGGCGAATCAGTGGCAGCGTCCCAATTATGCTCGTTACTGTAACCCAGAGTATGATCAGTTATGGCAAGCTTCGGCAACGGAATTGAATCCAGAACGACGAGCGGCATTATTCCGACAGATGGATGAGTTACTCGCGGCTGATGTGGCGGTGATTCCCATTGTAGACCGTGCTAATACTAATGGAGTCAGTAACCGTTTAACAGGTGTTGAACCCTCTCCTTGGGATTCCAACACTTGGGACATTATGAACTGGCGACGGAGCTAA
- a CDS encoding ABC transporter ATP-binding protein: MAQVQLEKVYKQFPQGKGGAKSPEGKDSTGAGVNVLRGIDLKVRDGEFMVLVGPSGCGKSTLLRILAGLESLTAGTVRVGDRIVNHLPPKDRDIAMVFQNYALYPHLSVYDNIAFGLRRMGGEDAPLGERLTQRGLEGATRPLPRKFRYYSPREKEIAKQVRTVAQLLQIEPLLDRLPKQLSGGQKQRVALGRAIARNPQVFLMDEPLSNLDAKLRAQTRAQIVKLQRQLGITTIYVTHDQTEAMTMGDRIAVMNQGEIQQIAKPLELYNHPANRFVAEFIGSPPMNFLPVQIVGPSTIVYEELRYTLPEVWENILNPYDGRSLLLGIRPEHLILSPPATKNLEVQVDLVEALGNDTYIAAHLVSDPSLTLQIRLSSEETVKVGESLWFALNPDKIHFFDPATEQNIRRPGLMLLNLPTGTA, translated from the coding sequence GTGGCACAGGTTCAACTGGAGAAGGTTTATAAACAGTTTCCCCAAGGGAAGGGAGGGGCGAAGTCGCCGGAAGGGAAGGATTCCACGGGGGCGGGGGTGAATGTCCTGCGGGGGATTGACCTCAAGGTGCGGGATGGGGAGTTTATGGTGTTGGTGGGGCCGTCGGGTTGTGGTAAGAGTACCCTGTTGCGGATTTTGGCGGGGTTGGAGTCTTTGACGGCGGGAACGGTGAGGGTGGGCGATCGCATTGTCAACCATTTACCCCCCAAAGACCGCGACATTGCCATGGTTTTCCAGAATTATGCACTCTATCCCCACCTCTCGGTTTATGACAATATCGCCTTTGGGTTACGGCGCATGGGGGGGGAGGATGCACCCCTAGGAGAAAGGTTAACCCAGAGGGGGCTAGAAGGGGCTACAAGACCCTTGCCGCGAAAATTTCGTTATTATTCCCCTCGGGAGAAGGAAATCGCCAAACAGGTGCGGACGGTGGCGCAGTTGTTGCAAATTGAACCCCTGTTAGACCGACTGCCGAAACAGTTATCTGGGGGGCAAAAACAACGGGTGGCTTTAGGCCGGGCGATCGCACGGAATCCCCAAGTGTTCCTGATGGATGAACCCCTGTCCAATTTAGACGCGAAATTACGGGCCCAAACTCGCGCCCAAATTGTCAAACTCCAACGGCAGTTAGGGATTACGACGATCTATGTCACCCATGATCAAACGGAAGCGATGACGATGGGCGATCGCATTGCCGTGATGAATCAGGGGGAAATCCAACAAATCGCCAAACCCCTCGAACTCTACAACCACCCCGCTAACCGCTTTGTGGCGGAGTTTATCGGGTCCCCCCCCATGAACTTTTTACCCGTGCAGATTGTCGGCCCCTCCACCATCGTTTATGAAGAATTGCGCTACACCCTCCCCGAAGTCTGGGAGAATATCTTAAACCCCTACGATGGGCGCTCCCTCTTACTGGGCATCCGTCCAGAACATCTGATCCTCAGTCCCCCCGCCACCAAAAACCTAGAGGTACAGGTGGATCTAGTGGAAGCCTTGGGCAATGATACTTATATTGCGGCTCATTTAGTGAGTGATCCCAGCCTTACCCTACAGATTCGCCTCTCTTCCGAGGAAACGGTAAAAGTGGGGGAGAGTCTCTGGTTTGCCCTGAATCCCGACAAAATCCACTTTTTTGACCCAGCGACGGAGCAAAATATTCGTCGTCCCGGATTAATGTTGCTCAACCTCCCCACCGGAACCGCTTAA
- a CDS encoding BMC domain-containing protein, whose translation MMADSALGLVCTRSFPAVVGTADMMLKSAGVTLVGYEKIGSGYCTAIVRGKTADVRLAVEEGAKTAEQFGQLVSKMVLPRPLPNLEVIFPIGTHLAQMQQEQKGYSRLSNQSLGLLETRGFPALVGAADAMLKAADVQLAGYEKIGDGLCTAVIRGSVANVAVAVEAGMFEAERIGEFSAVMVIPRPLEDLEHTLPVAECWLEKVEPLPILMPKQRQRQKEHLLALPELEKTPLRLEQSQQESLELEMPQEETVEEEVQGQKSPRENPDYLD comes from the coding sequence ATGATGGCCGATAGTGCGTTAGGTTTGGTCTGTACTCGCAGTTTTCCCGCCGTGGTGGGAACGGCGGATATGATGCTGAAGTCGGCCGGAGTCACCTTGGTGGGGTATGAAAAAATTGGCAGTGGCTACTGTACGGCAATTGTGCGAGGGAAAACGGCGGATGTGCGGTTAGCGGTGGAGGAAGGGGCGAAAACGGCGGAACAGTTTGGACAGTTGGTGTCTAAGATGGTGTTACCCCGTCCTTTGCCGAATTTAGAGGTAATTTTTCCCATTGGGACTCATTTAGCCCAAATGCAGCAAGAACAAAAAGGGTATAGTCGCTTGAGTAATCAGTCTTTGGGGTTGTTGGAAACGCGAGGGTTTCCGGCACTGGTGGGGGCGGCGGATGCGATGTTGAAGGCGGCGGATGTGCAGTTGGCGGGGTATGAGAAAATTGGGGATGGTTTATGTACGGCGGTGATTCGCGGGTCCGTGGCCAATGTGGCGGTGGCGGTTGAGGCGGGGATGTTTGAGGCGGAACGGATTGGGGAGTTTAGCGCGGTGATGGTGATTCCCCGGCCGCTGGAGGATTTGGAACATACCCTTCCGGTGGCGGAATGTTGGTTGGAGAAGGTGGAACCGTTACCCATTTTGATGCCGAAGCAGCGTCAACGGCAGAAGGAACACCTTTTGGCGTTGCCGGAGTTGGAAAAAACGCCCTTGCGGTTGGAACAGTCTCAACAGGAGTCTCTGGAGTTGGAAATGCCTCAAGAGGAGACGGTGGAGGAGGAGGTGCAAGGGCAAAAATCCCCAAGGGAAAACCCGGATTATTTGGATTAA
- a CDS encoding YifB family Mg chelatase-like AAA ATPase: MLARVWSASIVGIDAVKVGVEIDVSGGLPKMILVGLPDTAVQESRERVKAALKNAGFAFPRQQILINLTPADLRKEGPIFDLPMSVGILAASEQVNPQLLGDFLFLGEVSLDGGLRPVSGVLPIAATAKKLGITGLVVPLDNAQEAAVVEGLAVYGFKHLTEVADFLDAPENYPPVQFDAQQEFNCPDHRMTDLQDVKGQNHARRALEIAAAGGHNLIFVGPPGSGKTMLARRLPSILPPLNFDEALEVSQIHSVAGFLRDRGTLIKERPFRSPHHSASGPSLVGGGSIPRPGEISLAHRGVLFLDELTEFKRNVLEFLRQPLEDGFVTISRTRQSVLFPAQFTLVASTNPCPCGYYGDRIQACTCSPRQREQYWAKLSGPLMDRIDLQVAVNRLKPEEMTQQTAGEPSAPIRQRVQNARKQASDRFQDRPKVKCNAEMSSRDLRQFCALDPAGQNLLESAIRRLGLSARAMDRILKVSRTIADLAQSETIQAPHVAEAIQYRTIDRMS, from the coding sequence ATGTTAGCCAGAGTTTGGAGTGCATCCATCGTCGGAATTGATGCGGTAAAAGTTGGGGTAGAAATAGACGTATCCGGTGGCCTGCCCAAAATGATTTTAGTCGGACTGCCCGACACTGCCGTACAAGAATCCAGGGAACGAGTGAAGGCCGCCTTGAAAAATGCCGGATTTGCCTTTCCCCGCCAGCAAATTTTAATTAATCTCACCCCCGCCGATTTACGCAAAGAAGGCCCCATTTTTGATCTCCCCATGAGTGTGGGCATTCTTGCCGCTTCAGAACAAGTGAACCCCCAACTGTTGGGGGATTTTCTCTTTTTAGGGGAAGTGTCCTTAGATGGGGGATTACGCCCGGTGAGTGGGGTGTTACCCATTGCCGCCACGGCGAAAAAATTAGGGATTACGGGGTTAGTTGTTCCCTTGGATAATGCCCAAGAAGCCGCCGTTGTGGAGGGTTTAGCGGTTTATGGGTTTAAACATTTAACCGAAGTGGCCGATTTTCTCGATGCCCCCGAAAATTACCCCCCCGTCCAATTTGATGCCCAGCAGGAGTTTAATTGCCCAGATCACAGGATGACCGATTTACAGGATGTGAAGGGGCAAAATCACGCCCGTCGTGCCTTAGAAATTGCGGCGGCCGGGGGGCATAATTTAATTTTCGTTGGGCCGCCGGGGAGTGGGAAAACCATGTTGGCGCGGCGTTTACCCAGTATTCTCCCCCCGTTGAATTTTGACGAAGCCCTAGAAGTGTCTCAAATTCACTCCGTCGCGGGTTTTCTGCGCGATCGCGGAACCTTAATCAAAGAACGTCCCTTTCGCAGTCCCCACCATTCCGCCTCAGGCCCCTCCTTAGTGGGGGGTGGGAGTATTCCCCGACCGGGAGAAATTTCCCTCGCCCATCGGGGGGTGTTATTTTTAGACGAATTAACCGAATTTAAGCGCAATGTTTTAGAATTTCTACGCCAACCCTTAGAAGATGGCTTTGTCACCATTTCCCGCACCCGCCAATCCGTATTATTTCCCGCCCAGTTTACCCTAGTCGCCAGCACCAATCCCTGTCCTTGTGGTTACTATGGCGATCGCATTCAAGCCTGTACCTGTTCCCCCCGCCAACGAGAACAATACTGGGCGAAACTCTCGGGCCCCCTGATGGATCGTATTGATTTACAAGTCGCCGTCAACCGTTTAAAACCCGAAGAAATGACCCAACAAACCGCCGGGGAACCCTCCGCCCCCATTCGTCAGCGCGTCCAGAACGCCCGTAAACAGGCCTCAGACCGCTTCCAAGACCGTCCTAAAGTCAAATGTAATGCCGAGATGTCCAGCCGGGATTTGCGGCAATTCTGCGCCCTTGACCCAGCCGGACAAAACTTGCTCGAAAGTGCCATCCGACGCTTAGGCCTCTCCGCCCGCGCCATGGATCGCATCCTCAAAGTGTCCCGCACCATTGCCGACCTCGCCCAGTCGGAAACCATTCAAGCCCCCCACGTTGCCGAAGCCATTCAATACCGCACCATTGACCGCATGAGTTAA
- the asnS gene encoding asparagine--tRNA ligase: protein MNKTRIVQILRHGQPDESVLIQGWVRTTRALKGFAFVELNDGSSLANLQVVINEAFPDYEALIKRLTIGSSVAVEGVLVASQGKGQRIEVNPSKIEVFGESDPETYPLQKKRHSFEFLRGLGHLRSRTNTLGAVFRVRNACSSAIHQFFQERGFLWVHTPLITASDCEGAGELFSVTTLDPKNPPKTPQGEIDYSQDFFGKPAYLTVSGQLEAEIMAMSFSDVYTFGPTFRAENSNTSRHLAEFWMVEPEMAFCDLQGNMDLAEAFLKHIFKTVLEQCPEDMDFFNQRIDQTVLATADNIINNQFERISYTEAIALLEKADRKFEYPVEWGLDLQSEHERYLAEELFKKPVIVRDYPKGIKAFYMRLNDDNQTVAAMDVLAPKIGEIIGGSQREERLNVLEQRIQDNQMPLEELWWYRDLRRYGTVPHAGFGLGFERVVQFMTGMGNIRDVIPFPRTPMNAEF, encoded by the coding sequence ATGAACAAAACCAGAATTGTCCAGATTTTACGCCACGGTCAACCCGATGAGTCGGTTCTCATTCAAGGCTGGGTGCGCACCACACGGGCGTTAAAGGGCTTTGCCTTTGTGGAACTCAATGATGGGTCTTCCCTCGCCAACCTGCAAGTCGTGATTAATGAAGCGTTCCCGGACTATGAAGCCCTGATCAAACGTTTAACCATTGGCTCCTCTGTGGCTGTGGAAGGGGTGTTAGTGGCTTCTCAGGGCAAAGGACAACGAATTGAGGTTAACCCCTCTAAAATCGAGGTATTTGGGGAATCTGACCCGGAAACCTATCCCCTCCAGAAGAAACGGCATAGCTTTGAGTTTTTGCGGGGTTTGGGTCATTTGCGATCGCGCACTAATACCCTCGGCGCTGTGTTCCGCGTTCGCAATGCCTGTTCTAGTGCCATTCACCAGTTTTTCCAAGAACGCGGGTTTCTCTGGGTTCACACCCCCCTCATTACCGCCAGCGACTGCGAGGGGGCCGGGGAACTGTTCAGCGTCACCACCCTTGACCCCAAAAACCCCCCCAAAACCCCCCAGGGCGAAATTGACTACAGTCAGGACTTCTTCGGGAAACCCGCCTATTTAACCGTCAGTGGGCAACTGGAGGCTGAAATCATGGCCATGTCCTTTAGTGATGTCTACACCTTTGGCCCCACCTTCCGCGCCGAAAACTCCAACACCTCCCGCCACCTCGCGGAATTCTGGATGGTGGAACCGGAAATGGCGTTTTGTGATCTTCAGGGCAATATGGACTTAGCCGAAGCCTTTTTAAAACATATTTTTAAAACTGTCCTGGAACAATGCCCCGAAGACATGGACTTTTTCAACCAACGGATTGATCAAACGGTTTTAGCCACCGCCGATAATATTATCAACAACCAGTTTGAGCGCATTTCTTACACCGAGGCGATCGCACTTTTAGAAAAAGCCGACCGTAAATTTGAGTATCCCGTAGAATGGGGCCTCGACCTCCAATCCGAACACGAGCGTTATTTAGCCGAAGAACTCTTTAAAAAACCCGTCATCGTCCGCGACTACCCCAAAGGCATCAAAGCCTTTTATATGCGTCTCAACGACGATAACCAAACCGTCGCCGCCATGGACGTTCTCGCCCCCAAAATCGGCGAAATCATCGGCGGTTCCCAACGGGAAGAGCGCCTCAATGTCCTAGAACAGCGCATCCAAGACAACCAAATGCCCCTAGAGGAACTTTGGTGGTATCGTGACCTGCGACGATATGGCACCGTCCCCCATGCCGGATTTGGTTTAGGCTTTGAACGAGTGGTTCAATTCATGACCGGGATGGGCAACATTCGGGATGTGATTCCCTTCCCCCGTACCCCCATGAACGCCGAATTTTAA
- a CDS encoding alpha/beta fold hydrolase, with the protein MNTLPQTWQWQGYNICYQQCGTGEPAVILIHGFGASWGHWRKTLPVLGQTMRVYAIDLIGFGASAKPHPSQLDYTFETWAQQIADFCQEIVQTPVFLIGNSIGCIVAMQTAVTYPDWVRGVATLNCSLRMLHERKRQEIPWYQRLSTPILQNLLRQPWFGYRFFGLMARPNFVRQALLQAYHRPEAVTEELVNLLMKPAADEGAADVFIAFTTYSQGPLPEDLYPIMPCPTLILWGTEDPWEKFEWGQKFADLPTVEKFIPLPGVGHCPQDEAPELVNPLLQEWILSHSPILTS; encoded by the coding sequence ATGAACACCCTCCCCCAAACTTGGCAATGGCAAGGCTATAACATCTGTTATCAACAGTGTGGCACCGGAGAGCCGGCCGTTATCCTCATTCATGGCTTTGGTGCATCTTGGGGTCACTGGCGGAAAACCCTCCCCGTCTTGGGTCAAACGATGCGCGTCTATGCCATCGACCTCATCGGTTTTGGAGCATCCGCTAAACCCCACCCCAGCCAACTCGACTATACCTTTGAAACTTGGGCGCAACAAATCGCCGACTTTTGCCAAGAAATCGTACAAACCCCCGTCTTTCTGATTGGGAATTCCATTGGCTGTATTGTCGCCATGCAAACCGCCGTCACCTATCCCGACTGGGTGCGAGGAGTCGCCACCCTCAACTGTTCTTTACGAATGCTGCACGAGCGGAAACGTCAAGAAATCCCTTGGTATCAACGACTGAGTACCCCCATCTTGCAGAATCTTCTCCGTCAGCCTTGGTTTGGTTATCGTTTCTTTGGCTTGATGGCTCGTCCTAACTTTGTCCGTCAAGCCCTCCTACAAGCCTATCACCGCCCCGAAGCGGTCACGGAGGAACTGGTCAACCTTTTAATGAAACCCGCCGCCGATGAGGGGGCGGCCGATGTCTTTATTGCCTTTACCACCTATTCCCAGGGTCCGCTTCCCGAGGATTTATACCCCATCATGCCCTGTCCTACCCTAATCCTATGGGGAACGGAGGATCCTTGGGAGAAATTCGAGTGGGGTCAAAAATTCGCCGACCTCCCCACCGTAGAAAAGTTCATCCCCTTACCGGGAGTGGGTCATTGTCCCCAAGACGAGGCCCCAGAATTGGTGAATCCCCTCCTCCAAGAGTGGATTCTGAGCCATAGCCCAATTTTGACAAGTTAA
- the secA gene encoding preprotein translocase subunit SecA, with translation MLKQLLGDPNTRKLKKFQPLVAEVNVIEDDIKALSDDGLRGKTREFQEQLAKAKSDRERSDILDDILPEAFAVVREAAWRVLGMRHFDVQLLGGTVLHEGQIAEMKTGEGKTLVATLPSYLNALSGRGVHVVTVNDYLARRDAEWMGQVHRFLGLTVGLIQSGMSPMERRQNYACDITYATNSELGFDYLRDNMATAMEDVVQRPFNYCIIDEVDSVLIDEARTPLIISGQVERPTEKYMQAAQIAAQLFPQNEEGQGHYEVDEKARNVLMTDEGFAEAERLLGVTDLYDPNDPWAHYVSNAIKAKELFIKDVNYIVKDDDVVIVDEFTGRVLQGRRWSDGLHQAIEAKEGVKIQNETQTLATITYQNFFLLYPKLAGMTGTAKTEEAEFEKIYNLQVTIIPTNLPSRRQDMADVVYKTELAKWSAVAQECADMHEQGRPVLVGTTSVEKSEVLAKLLRERGVPHDILNARPENVERESEIVAQAGRKGAVTIATNMAGRGTDIILGGNSDYMARLKLREYFMPKIVMPEDKELVASAAGMPKTRNRPQGFGNEGKKPKTWKASAHIFPTELSSETEQKLKMAVNFAVQQYGEQSLQELEAEEKIAIASENAPVQDPVVQKIREVYQLIRKEYEAFTSREHDEVVQAGGLHVIGTERHESRRIDNQLRGRAGRQGDPGSTKFFLSLEDNLLRIFGGDRVAGLMNAFRVEEDMPIESGILTRSLEGAQKKVETFYYDARKQVFEYDEVMNNQRRAIYAERRRVLEGEDLKEQVINYAELTMNDIVEAYINPELPPEEWDLEGLINKVKEFVYLLKDLQPKHLDNMTVGEIKTFLHEEVRKAYDIKENQIEQIQPGLMRQAERFFILQQIDTLWREHLQGMDALREAIGLRGYGQKDPLIEYKQEGYEMFLEVMIDIRRNVVYSLFQFQPQVQPQTV, from the coding sequence ATGTTAAAACAGTTACTCGGCGACCCTAACACTCGGAAACTCAAAAAATTTCAGCCTCTGGTTGCAGAGGTGAACGTTATTGAAGATGATATTAAAGCCCTCTCCGATGATGGACTACGGGGGAAGACGAGAGAGTTTCAGGAACAACTGGCTAAGGCCAAAAGCGATCGCGAACGGTCAGACATTCTCGATGATATATTGCCAGAAGCCTTTGCCGTCGTGCGGGAGGCCGCTTGGCGGGTCTTGGGGATGCGCCATTTTGATGTGCAGTTGTTAGGGGGAACGGTTCTCCACGAGGGACAAATTGCCGAGATGAAAACCGGGGAAGGAAAAACCCTAGTCGCCACCCTCCCCTCCTATTTAAACGCTTTAAGCGGGCGTGGGGTTCATGTGGTGACAGTGAACGACTACCTCGCCCGACGGGACGCCGAATGGATGGGACAAGTCCACCGCTTCCTTGGTCTGACGGTGGGACTGATTCAGTCAGGAATGAGTCCCATGGAACGCCGTCAAAACTACGCCTGTGATATTACCTACGCCACCAACAGCGAATTAGGGTTTGACTATTTACGGGACAACATGGCCACCGCCATGGAAGATGTGGTGCAGCGCCCCTTTAATTACTGCATTATTGACGAGGTGGACTCGGTACTGATTGACGAAGCCAGAACGCCTCTGATTATTTCGGGTCAAGTGGAACGACCCACAGAAAAGTATATGCAGGCCGCCCAAATTGCCGCCCAACTGTTCCCCCAAAATGAAGAGGGACAAGGCCATTATGAGGTGGACGAAAAAGCCCGCAATGTGTTGATGACTGATGAAGGGTTTGCCGAAGCCGAACGCCTCCTAGGGGTGACAGATTTGTATGACCCGAACGACCCTTGGGCCCATTATGTTTCTAATGCTATTAAGGCCAAGGAATTGTTTATCAAAGATGTGAACTACATTGTGAAAGATGATGATGTGGTCATTGTCGATGAGTTCACCGGGCGGGTGTTGCAAGGGCGGCGCTGGAGTGATGGCCTCCACCAAGCCATTGAAGCGAAAGAGGGGGTCAAAATTCAAAATGAAACCCAAACCCTGGCGACGATTACCTATCAAAACTTTTTCCTGTTGTATCCCAAGTTAGCGGGGATGACAGGGACGGCGAAAACCGAAGAGGCGGAATTTGAGAAAATCTATAACCTACAGGTGACGATTATTCCCACCAATTTACCCTCCCGTCGTCAGGATATGGCCGATGTGGTCTATAAAACGGAACTGGCGAAATGGAGCGCTGTCGCCCAAGAGTGCGCCGATATGCACGAACAAGGCCGCCCGGTGTTGGTGGGAACCACCAGTGTAGAAAAATCCGAGGTTTTGGCCAAGTTGTTGCGAGAGCGGGGGGTTCCCCATGATATCCTGAACGCCCGACCGGAGAACGTGGAACGGGAATCAGAAATTGTGGCTCAAGCCGGGCGCAAGGGTGCTGTTACCATTGCCACCAACATGGCCGGACGAGGGACAGATATTATCTTAGGGGGGAACTCCGACTATATGGCGCGGCTGAAATTGCGGGAATATTTCATGCCCAAAATTGTCATGCCTGAAGATAAAGAACTGGTGGCTAGTGCGGCCGGAATGCCGAAAACTCGCAATCGTCCTCAAGGGTTTGGTAATGAGGGGAAAAAGCCTAAAACTTGGAAAGCGTCTGCTCATATTTTCCCCACGGAACTCTCCTCAGAAACCGAGCAGAAGTTAAAGATGGCGGTGAATTTTGCGGTGCAGCAGTATGGGGAACAAAGCTTGCAGGAATTAGAGGCTGAGGAAAAAATTGCGATCGCCTCAGAAAATGCCCCCGTACAAGATCCCGTCGTCCAGAAGATCCGGGAAGTGTACCAACTGATCCGCAAAGAGTACGAAGCCTTTACCAGTCGGGAACATGACGAAGTAGTACAAGCCGGAGGCCTCCATGTGATTGGTACAGAGCGCCACGAATCCCGACGCATTGACAACCAACTGCGCGGCCGGGCAGGACGACAAGGGGACCCTGGCTCTACGAAATTCTTCCTCAGCTTAGAGGATAACCTACTGCGGATTTTTGGCGGCGATCGCGTAGCTGGGTTGATGAATGCCTTCCGCGTAGAAGAAGATATGCCCATTGAGTCCGGCATCCTGACCCGTTCCCTTGAAGGGGCGCAAAAGAAAGTTGAAACCTTCTACTACGATGCTCGGAAACAGGTTTTTGAGTATGACGAAGTGATGAACAACCAACGGCGGGCGATTTATGCCGAACGTCGTCGGGTATTGGAAGGGGAAGACCTCAAAGAACAGGTCATCAACTACGCTGAACTCACCATGAACGACATTGTAGAGGCCTATATTAACCCCGAATTACCCCCAGAAGAGTGGGATCTTGAAGGGTTAATCAATAAGGTGAAAGAGTTTGTTTATTTACTCAAAGACCTTCAACCCAAACACCTCGATAACATGACCGTTGGGGAAATTAAAACCTTCCTCCATGAAGAAGTCCGCAAAGCTTACGACATTAAAGAAAACCAAATTGAGCAAATTCAACCCGGTTTAATGCGTCAAGCCGAGCGCTTCTTTATCCTCCAACAAATTGACACCCTCTGGCGGGAACATTTACAAGGGATGGATGCCTTGCGGGAGGCCATTGGTTTACGGGGTTATGGTCAGAAAGATCCCCTGATTGAATACAAACAAGAAGGGTATGAAATGTTCCTCGAAGTGATGATTGATATTCGTCGCAACGTGGTTTATTCCCTCTTCCAATTCCAGCCCCAAGTTCAACCCCAAACGGTGTGA